A genomic window from Terriglobia bacterium includes:
- a CDS encoding diguanylate cyclase: MISRRMMESALGAEGYEVVTVVDGEGAAALLCAEGGPRLALLDWMMPGKDGPSVCHEVRRTREQPYVYMVLLTTRDAKADIIAGLEAGADDYLTKPVYPAELRARLRCGRRILQLEDRLIEAREEMRHKATHDALTSLLNRGFILELLQRELERSLRVPTSIALLLGDLDHFKKINDEHGHAVGDEVLRETARRMASVVRPYDAVGRYGGEEFLLVLMGCDAEQGKKRAEHIRAVIAGQPVATERGPVPVTMSIGIVASCDWEHADAERLLQEVDKALYQAKAAGRNTVVLVRPDRLPIPAKHPAGSALLRR; the protein is encoded by the coding sequence ATGATCTCCCGCCGGATGATGGAGTCCGCGCTGGGCGCGGAGGGGTATGAAGTGGTGACCGTTGTGGACGGCGAAGGCGCGGCAGCCCTGCTGTGCGCCGAGGGCGGACCGCGGCTGGCGCTGCTGGACTGGATGATGCCCGGGAAGGACGGGCCGAGCGTCTGCCACGAAGTGCGCCGCACGCGCGAACAGCCCTACGTCTATATGGTGCTGCTGACCACGCGCGACGCCAAGGCCGACATCATCGCTGGTCTGGAGGCCGGCGCGGACGACTACCTGACCAAGCCGGTCTATCCCGCGGAGCTGCGCGCGCGGCTGCGCTGCGGAAGACGCATCCTGCAGCTGGAAGACAGGCTCATCGAAGCTCGCGAGGAGATGCGCCACAAGGCTACGCACGACGCGCTCACTTCGCTCTTGAACCGCGGCTTCATCCTGGAGCTGCTGCAGCGGGAGCTGGAACGCTCTCTCCGCGTTCCCACGAGCATCGCCCTGCTGCTCGGCGATCTGGATCACTTCAAGAAGATCAACGATGAGCACGGGCATGCCGTGGGCGACGAAGTGCTGCGGGAGACGGCGCGCCGTATGGCCAGCGTGGTGCGCCCCTACGATGCCGTAGGGCGCTACGGCGGCGAGGAGTTCCTGCTGGTGCTGATGGGATGCGACGCGGAGCAGGGCAAGAAGCGCGCGGAGCACATCCGCGCGGTCATCGCCGGCCAGCCGGTGGCCACCGAACGGGGCCCCGTCCCGGTGACCATGAGCATCGGCATCGTGGCCAGCTGCGATTGGGAGCACGCCGATGCGGAGCGCCTGCTGCAGGAAGTGGACAAGGCGCTGTACCAGGCCAAGGCCGCGGGCCGCAATACCGTCGTCCTCGTCCGGCCCGACAGGCTGCCCATCCCCGCCAAGCACCCCGCCGGCTCCGCGCTCTTGCGGCGCTGA